In the genome of Sulfurimonas autotrophica DSM 16294, the window AAATAATCTATAACATCCAAAGTTACACCTGCTTCATCAGGCGAAGCTGGTCCGGGAGAGATAATTATCTTTTGCGGGTTAAGTGCTTCTATTTCTTTGACACTCATCTCATCATTACGTATAATTTTCAAATCTGCACCAAGTTCCCTACAATACTGAACAATATTATATGTAAAACTATCATAATTATCTATCATTAAAATCAAAATTTTTCCTACTAACTAATCTGTAAATTTTTTGTAGTATATCTATATTGCTCTTTTATTTTACTTATTGATATTCTCACCTGTGTCGAGCAAGACACCAATCCATTGTGTATTTTGATTAGCATCAAAAATAATTTTTGCCATAATTGTCAAAGGAATAGATAAAAGCATACCGACTATACCTAAGAGCCATCCCCAAAACAGGAGTGAAAGAAAAATAATTAAGGTAGATAGTCCCAAACCTTTGCCCATCACCTTTGGCTCAACAATCGAACCAATTACTACATTTATTACAGTATATAATAGCGTTACCAGTAAAGCACTCATAGCGCCAAGCTGTACTAATGTAATTAAAACAGCTGGAATAGCTGCAATAATAGAGCCTATATTTGGAATAAAATTAAGCATAAAGGCTAAGATACCCCATAAAAAAGCATAGTCTGTACCTATAAAAGAGAGACTGAGCCACACTATGACACCTGTAAGCAGTGAGATAAGTGCCTTAAGTACCATGTAATTTTTTATTTTAGAAAAAATTGTTTCTATATGTGCTATTGTTTCCTGATGTCCATCGGCAAATTCAACTTTTTTTACAAAATATTGTGATTCAAGAAGCATAAATACAACTGTTAAAATAATAATAAAGCCATTTGTAAACATAGAACCCATACTTTGAATAATGCTTGTTGCAAATTTCATCGCCTGTTTCATATTAATAAGGTTTGAAATATCATCCGTAGAAATTGCTATACCTAAAGAAGCTGCATAGGTAGAAATAAGTTGATAGTATCCGGAAAGTTTTTGTGCATATGTATCAATATTGGCACTAAAGTCATGAACAGAAGTACCTATCAATTTTGCGACAAATGCTAAAAACAAAATAAAAACTGTGATAACCAGTGTTACTGATAAAATATCTGCAATACCTTTTGAGTTAAAATAATTATATAAAGGAGAGAGAATAATAGCAATAAATAAAGAGAGTAAAAAAGGAATGATAATTACAGAAGCGCTTTTTATACCTGCTAAAACAATCACGACACTTGCCATTACAATAAAATAATAGCCTATTTTATGTTCTTTCATAATTTTACCTTTAGGTTTGTATCTCTTTTTGATTTGTAATTTGCTGTAAATAGTTTGAAATATTAATAAGCGAAAACGTTACTAAAAAAATCATTAAACCCGGGAAAAAACTTACCCACCAAGCAATTTCAACAACATCTTTTCCCCCACTTAAAATTGTACCCCAACTCATTTGCGGTGCGACAATTCCTAATCCCAAAAAACTCAATCCTGATTCTGCCAGAATAGCACCTCCGACGCCGAAAGTAAAACTTACAAAATAAATCGGAGCTAAAATTGGGGCATAATATTTAAAGAGTATTTTTAATTTATTTACTCTTGCAATATTTAAAATCTTAATAAAGGGTTGTGAAGTGATTTTAAAACTCTCAGAACGTATAAGTCTTGCTGTTGTCATCCATCCTGTAATAGATATAATAACGATTAAAACCAAGGCTGAAGCATTTACATAACTGACAAGTGCAAGCAGTAAAAAAAATGTTGGAAAGGTTAAAAACAAATCTACTGTAATGACAAATATTTTATCTACGCTTCCCCTGAAATAACCGGCCATCGAACCCAATATTAATCCAATGAACGAAGCAATAAATGCACTGCCTACGCCAATAATTAAAGAGACTTTGCCGCCTACAATTAAACGTGCCAGAATATCCCTTCCTAATCTGTCCGTGCCTAAAGGATGAGCCAAAGAAGGAGCTAAAAGAATTGATTTTGCATCTAAAGAATAGGGGTTGACATGGTAAAGTTCTAAACCGAAAAAAGAGAATACAAATATGAAAATAAGAATGAATATACTGAGCTTAGGCATAAAACTATTGTTTAATGCCTAAAAGTGTCTGCATCATTTGGTCAACGGTGGTAATTACTTTTGCCGCAGCACCGTAGGAAGTTTGGTATTTTATGAGATTTGTCATCTCTTCATCAATACTCACTTTCGTAATAGAATTATATTCCATTTCAGTCGCATTGAACTGCGTAGAAACTGTCTCATTTCTTGTGATAGCAGAATTTGTAGATATTCCTACAAATGTGCTTGTAATATCAAACATACCATACGTTGTAGCATCATACTCTTCATTTGAAACTTTAAATTTATAAGATTCGAATTGTTGTTGTACCATATCCAGAGCCACTCTATTATCACCTGCATTAGAGGAGTAACCGGCATGTAATCCTGTCGGATTATTGCTATATTGCGAATTTAATTTAATGTCTCTTGCATTAGTTCCTTCAAAGAAAGAGCCCAGACCTATAGCACCTGCAAAATTTGTGCCCGATGCAAATTTTCCATCAAGTAAATTATCGACAATTGCAAATGTATAACCTTGTGACTCAGCAAGTGTGTCCATACTCAATTCTAGTTTCGTATCACCAGTTGCACTCGGTGTATAATTAAAATTAATATAATCATCTATATCATTGTTGGCATTAGCATCACTGTTGTCATCTTTATTTGCAATAATTTGGCCCTGAATCGAATTTGAACCACTCACACCAGACATTGAAGTTGCAGCATTTATATCTATTGTTCGTTTTG includes:
- a CDS encoding AI-2E family transporter gives rise to the protein MKEHKIGYYFIVMASVVIVLAGIKSASVIIIPFLLSLFIAIILSPLYNYFNSKGIADILSVTLVITVFILFLAFVAKLIGTSVHDFSANIDTYAQKLSGYYQLISTYAASLGIAISTDDISNLINMKQAMKFATSIIQSMGSMFTNGFIIILTVVFMLLESQYFVKKVEFADGHQETIAHIETIFSKIKNYMVLKALISLLTGVIVWLSLSFIGTDYAFLWGILAFMLNFIPNIGSIIAAIPAVLITLVQLGAMSALLVTLLYTVINVVIGSIVEPKVMGKGLGLSTLIIFLSLLFWGWLLGIVGMLLSIPLTIMAKIIFDANQNTQWIGVLLDTGENINK
- a CDS encoding ABC transporter permease, which codes for MPKLSIFILIFIFVFSFFGLELYHVNPYSLDAKSILLAPSLAHPLGTDRLGRDILARLIVGGKVSLIIGVGSAFIASFIGLILGSMAGYFRGSVDKIFVITVDLFLTFPTFFLLLALVSYVNASALVLIVIISITGWMTTARLIRSESFKITSQPFIKILNIARVNKLKILFKYYAPILAPIYFVSFTFGVGGAILAESGLSFLGLGIVAPQMSWGTILSGGKDVVEIAWWVSFFPGLMIFLVTFSLINISNYLQQITNQKEIQT